Proteins encoded within one genomic window of Alteribacter populi:
- the iolC gene encoding 5-dehydro-2-deoxygluconokinase, giving the protein MNGISFSENRSLDVIGLGRICVDLNANETLRPMEETKTFTKYVGGSPANIAIGTSRLGLKTGFIGKVSDDQMGRFITTYLEDNQINTESIATDTSGAVTGLAFTEIKSPEDCSILMYRDNVADLNLNTSEVSEQYIMSSKSLLISGTALAKSPSREAVFLALEYARKHDVVVFFDLDYRPYTWQSEAETAVYYNLAAEKCDVIIGTREEFDMMEKLLKFEHADDRVTAEKWFSYNAKIVVIKHGAGGSIAYSNEGESYQGCTFKTKVLKTFGAGDSYASAFMYGLMEGYAIPAAMRLGSASASIVISKHSCSDAMPTIEEIEKFLETAEEIN; this is encoded by the coding sequence TGATGTCATTGGATTAGGACGGATATGCGTTGATTTAAATGCTAATGAAACGTTAAGGCCTATGGAAGAAACCAAAACGTTTACAAAATATGTGGGAGGTTCTCCAGCAAACATTGCAATAGGCACCTCCCGTCTTGGGCTTAAAACAGGATTTATCGGTAAAGTTTCAGACGATCAGATGGGGCGTTTTATCACAACCTATTTAGAAGATAATCAGATCAATACAGAAAGTATTGCTACAGATACAAGCGGTGCTGTGACTGGACTTGCTTTTACAGAAATTAAAAGTCCAGAAGATTGTAGTATTTTAATGTATAGAGATAATGTCGCAGATTTAAATTTAAATACATCTGAAGTATCAGAACAATATATCATGAGTTCAAAGTCTCTATTAATTTCAGGGACAGCACTAGCAAAAAGCCCCTCAAGGGAAGCTGTATTTTTAGCATTAGAATATGCAAGAAAACATGATGTCGTTGTATTTTTTGATTTAGACTATCGCCCCTACACTTGGCAATCAGAGGCTGAGACGGCTGTTTATTATAACTTAGCAGCAGAAAAATGTGATGTCATTATTGGAACGCGTGAAGAATTCGACATGATGGAAAAGCTATTAAAATTTGAACATGCGGATGATAGAGTAACGGCCGAAAAGTGGTTTTCTTATAACGCGAAAATCGTTGTCATTAAACATGGTGCTGGAGGATCGATTGCGTACTCAAATGAAGGTGAGAGTTACCAAGGATGTACTTTTAAAACGAAGGTGTTAAAAACATTTGGTGCTGGTGACTCCTATGCTTCTGCTTTCATGTATGGGTTAATGGAGGGGTATGCCATTCCAGCAGCTATGAGATTAGGCAGTGCTTCTGCTTCCATCGTTATCTCTAAGCATAGTTGTTCGGATGCGATGCCTACTATTGAAGAAATTGAAAAGTTTTTAGAAACAGCTGAAGAAATAAACTAA